A genomic region of Rhodococcus sp. B50 contains the following coding sequences:
- a CDS encoding acyl-CoA dehydrogenase family protein produces MQRRHFEADHEDYRGTVREFLAREVKPHYLQWEEDHLIDRSAWLAAAKAGIMGLSVPEKFGGSGVTDFRFRQVVFEEIARSATTSFGMGTGCQDDIVIPYINHLGTEDQKRRWLPGLAAGELIGAIAMTEPETGSDLQAIRTSAVYDPATKEWVINGQKTFITNGIHSDLVIVVCRTDPNAGSKGFSLIVVERDTPGFSRGRKLHKVGLAAQDTAELVFENVRVPASNLLGTEGRGFIHMMENLPLERLSIAIGAISAARAAYEWTKHYVFERKAFGKPIGDLQNTRFVLAEMLTEIEITESHIDRCVIALNADELTAVDAAKAKWWATELQKNVVDRCVQVHGGYGYMMEYPIARSFLDGRIQTIYGGTTEVMKEIIGRDIASQIAQ; encoded by the coding sequence ATGCAACGCAGACACTTCGAAGCCGATCACGAGGACTACCGCGGCACCGTCCGCGAGTTCCTCGCCCGCGAGGTCAAACCCCACTACCTGCAGTGGGAGGAAGACCACCTCATCGATCGCAGTGCGTGGCTCGCCGCCGCGAAGGCAGGAATCATGGGCTTGTCCGTTCCGGAAAAGTTCGGCGGCTCCGGCGTCACCGACTTCCGGTTCCGGCAGGTCGTCTTCGAAGAGATTGCCCGCTCCGCGACGACGTCTTTCGGCATGGGAACCGGCTGCCAGGATGACATCGTGATCCCGTACATCAATCATCTCGGCACTGAGGATCAGAAGCGCCGTTGGCTGCCAGGGCTGGCCGCGGGTGAGCTGATCGGCGCCATCGCGATGACCGAGCCCGAAACGGGTTCGGACCTGCAGGCGATCAGAACTTCGGCCGTTTACGATCCAGCCACCAAGGAGTGGGTGATCAACGGGCAGAAGACGTTCATCACCAACGGAATTCACTCCGACCTGGTGATCGTCGTGTGCCGCACCGACCCGAACGCCGGGTCGAAGGGCTTCTCGCTTATCGTCGTCGAGCGCGACACCCCCGGCTTCAGCCGCGGCCGCAAGCTGCACAAGGTTGGCCTCGCCGCGCAGGACACCGCCGAACTCGTCTTCGAGAACGTCCGCGTGCCCGCGAGCAACCTGCTCGGCACCGAGGGCCGCGGCTTCATCCACATGATGGAGAACCTGCCGCTCGAACGACTCTCCATCGCCATCGGTGCGATCTCTGCCGCCCGCGCCGCCTACGAGTGGACAAAGCACTACGTCTTCGAGCGCAAGGCCTTCGGCAAGCCGATCGGCGACCTGCAGAACACCCGGTTCGTGCTCGCCGAGATGCTCACCGAGATCGAGATCACCGAGTCGCACATCGACCGCTGCGTGATCGCCCTCAACGCAGACGAATTGACCGCAGTCGACGCGGCCAAGGCCAAGTGGTGGGCGACCGAGCTGCAGAAGAACGTCGTGGATCGTTGCGTCCAGGTGCACGGTGGGTACGGCTACATGATGGAGTACCCGATTGCTCGGTCCTTCCTCGACGGCCGAATTCAGACCATCTACGGCGGCACCACCGAGGTCATGAAGGAGATCATCGGCCGCGACATCGCCTCGCAAATCGCCCAGTGA
- a CDS encoding phosphotransferase family protein, which yields MTAEIDWTAMASWIRENDLGTTIADVRPLAGGTQNRVLRLRVDDRDLVLRCPPLHPRPSSNKTMLRESAVLSSLADTDVPHPRLVATCEDLEVLGMVFYLMEEVDGFNPGEEISDAYTADRDTRHESGLAVARALAHLGEVDPAGTPMAKFQRPGSFLSRQVDQWQKQLNGYSADSTYKPALPDVDLTAEWLRANQPDNQPPGIMHGDFHLNNVLLARNSPEVAAIVDWEMCTVGDPLLDLGWLLACWPHEPAPVATGARLASAGGLPTRTELVTAYSAASTRSVSEIDWYTALAGYKLGIVLEGTWARALAGKAPREVGLRLHECAIGLLEISARIASGDWSVAAEQV from the coding sequence TTGACTGCGGAAATCGACTGGACGGCAATGGCCTCCTGGATTCGCGAGAACGATCTCGGCACCACTATCGCCGACGTTCGACCCCTCGCCGGTGGGACACAGAACCGGGTCCTCCGGCTCCGGGTCGACGACCGCGATCTGGTCCTACGGTGCCCACCGCTTCATCCGCGACCGTCAAGCAACAAGACCATGTTGCGCGAGTCCGCGGTCCTGTCGTCTCTCGCCGATACTGACGTTCCGCATCCCCGGCTCGTCGCGACGTGCGAGGACCTGGAGGTCCTCGGAATGGTGTTCTACCTGATGGAAGAGGTGGACGGGTTCAACCCCGGCGAAGAAATTTCGGACGCGTACACCGCCGATCGAGATACTCGACACGAATCCGGACTTGCGGTGGCCCGCGCATTGGCGCACCTCGGCGAGGTGGATCCGGCGGGCACGCCGATGGCCAAGTTCCAGCGACCGGGAAGCTTTCTGTCGCGCCAAGTGGACCAATGGCAAAAGCAGCTCAACGGCTACTCTGCCGACAGTACCTACAAACCCGCACTCCCCGACGTAGACCTCACCGCCGAATGGCTCCGCGCCAACCAACCCGATAACCAGCCCCCCGGAATCATGCATGGGGACTTCCATCTCAACAATGTCCTGCTTGCGCGAAACTCCCCCGAAGTCGCCGCCATCGTCGACTGGGAAATGTGCACCGTGGGAGACCCCTTGCTCGATCTGGGCTGGCTACTCGCCTGCTGGCCACACGAGCCGGCGCCAGTCGCAACCGGTGCTCGGCTGGCGTCCGCAGGCGGTTTGCCGACTCGCACCGAACTCGTCACTGCCTACTCCGCTGCCAGCACCCGTAGCGTCAGCGAGATCGACTGGTACACAGCCCTTGCCGGATACAAGCTCGGAATTGTATTGGAAGGCACGTGGGCTCGAGCGCTTGCCGGAAAGGCACCTCGCGAGGTCGGTTTGCGTCTCCACGAATGCGCAATTGGACTACTGGAGATCTCTGCCCGAATCGCATCGGGCGACTGGTCTGTCGCCGCCGAACAAGTTTAG
- a CDS encoding long-chain-fatty-acid--CoA ligase, with product MLPHMPLTWMHQVERHAHTKPSTPAMRFGGLTTSWSELADRTTRLGHALSELGVGSGDRVLVLLKNRPEFIETVIAVNRIGAIAVPVNFRLAADEVEYIIRDSGGNVIVTEGGLIDVTDAACAGIPLPPIKIVCSHPEQMALPLVSYDELLATTPAVEHPWPLRLEDIALIMYTSGTTGNPKGAMLSYENLLAGTIAVSQIYQLTDEDTISLITSPLFHIAGVGAALPSLILGHTSVIVPTGAFDVEAFLDTLEQEAVTTAFLVPTQWQSVCSSTTLSSRDIQLKVACWGAAPATPALLHRMNDCFPGVSIVSGFGQTEMSPNTVVLRGQDAVRKLGSVGKPLPHVMVRVVDAEMNDVPAGQVGEIVYRGPSTMAGYWNKPDATEEAFHGGWFHSGDLVRVDEDGFIYVVDRLKDMIISGGENIYCAEVENVIAGHPQVQDVALVAKKHDHWGETPVAVILAANPEDPPSAADIIEYCQERLASYKKPTAVLIVEELPRNASGKILKSRLRQMINA from the coding sequence ATGCTGCCGCATATGCCGTTGACTTGGATGCACCAGGTCGAAAGACATGCCCACACTAAACCGTCCACGCCGGCGATGCGATTCGGTGGTCTCACCACCAGCTGGTCCGAACTCGCCGATCGCACCACGAGACTTGGTCACGCGCTGTCGGAGCTGGGTGTCGGCAGCGGTGACCGCGTACTCGTGCTGTTGAAGAATCGGCCGGAGTTCATAGAAACGGTCATCGCCGTCAACCGAATCGGTGCAATCGCGGTACCGGTGAATTTTCGGCTCGCCGCCGACGAAGTCGAGTACATCATCCGCGATTCCGGCGGTAACGTGATCGTCACCGAGGGTGGTCTTATCGATGTCACGGATGCGGCGTGCGCTGGCATCCCACTACCGCCGATCAAGATCGTCTGCTCTCATCCGGAGCAGATGGCCCTGCCTCTCGTGTCCTATGACGAGCTGCTTGCCACCACTCCTGCGGTGGAACATCCATGGCCGTTGCGTCTGGAAGACATCGCGCTCATCATGTACACATCGGGCACGACAGGAAACCCGAAAGGGGCGATGCTGTCGTACGAGAATCTGCTTGCCGGAACGATTGCGGTCAGTCAGATCTATCAGCTGACCGACGAGGACACGATCTCGCTCATCACCTCGCCCCTGTTCCACATAGCCGGGGTCGGCGCGGCGCTGCCCAGCCTCATCTTAGGGCACACATCCGTCATCGTCCCGACGGGCGCCTTCGACGTCGAAGCCTTCCTCGACACACTCGAACAGGAGGCGGTCACCACTGCCTTCCTCGTCCCGACACAGTGGCAATCAGTGTGCAGCAGCACCACTCTCTCTTCGAGAGACATTCAGCTCAAGGTCGCTTGTTGGGGCGCAGCCCCGGCTACGCCGGCACTTCTGCACCGGATGAACGACTGCTTTCCCGGCGTTTCCATCGTCTCTGGCTTCGGACAGACCGAGATGTCGCCTAATACTGTCGTCCTCAGAGGGCAGGATGCAGTGCGAAAGCTCGGGTCAGTCGGTAAGCCGTTGCCGCACGTCATGGTTCGTGTGGTGGATGCGGAAATGAATGATGTCCCCGCGGGGCAGGTCGGCGAGATCGTTTACCGCGGCCCGTCGACAATGGCCGGGTACTGGAACAAGCCTGACGCCACTGAGGAGGCGTTCCACGGGGGCTGGTTCCACTCAGGCGATTTGGTTCGAGTGGATGAAGATGGCTTCATTTATGTGGTCGACCGGCTCAAGGACATGATCATCTCCGGGGGAGAGAACATCTATTGCGCTGAGGTCGAGAACGTGATTGCCGGGCACCCCCAGGTGCAGGATGTCGCCCTGGTTGCCAAAAAGCATGATCACTGGGGGGAGACTCCCGTTGCCGTGATCCTCGCTGCGAATCCGGAGGATCCGCCCAGCGCGGCTGACATCATCGAATACTGTCAAGAACGGCTGGCTTCGTACAAGAAGCCGACGGCAGTTCTGATCGTCGAGGAGCTTCCGCGCAACGCATCGGGCAAGATCCTCAAATCCCGCCTGCGGCAGATGATCAACGCTTGA
- a CDS encoding acyl-CoA dehydrogenase family protein, producing the protein MWDFSTEPEFQAKLDWADSFVRTEVEPLDHVLGDPYDKADEQAMRLIAPLKEQVREQKLWACHLTPEHGGQGYGQVKLALLNEILGRSRWAPSVFGCQAPDSGNAEILAKYGTAEQKQRYLQPLLDGLISSCYSMTEPLAGADPTLFTTRAVRDGDDWVINGEKWFSSNARYASFFLVMAVTNDGADRHRRMSMFIVPAETAGIEIIRDAGIGTESAEYSSHAYIRYRDVRVPADHLLGEEGAAFAIAQTRLGGGRIHHGMRTLAQVRKAFDLMLERAVSRTMRDGRLADLQATQEKVADSWIDIEQFRLLLLRTAWLIDQHDDYRAVRKDIAAVKVAMPKVYHDVVQRAMHLHGALGISNEMPFSAMMVDAQVMAVADGPTEVHKWTLAKSLLRDATPGEPLFGSGHLPAIREAAQRHVAERLEREIAVL; encoded by the coding sequence ATGTGGGACTTCTCGACAGAGCCCGAATTCCAGGCCAAGCTCGACTGGGCGGACTCATTCGTCCGCACGGAGGTGGAGCCCCTCGATCACGTTCTCGGTGATCCCTACGACAAGGCCGACGAGCAGGCGATGCGCCTGATCGCGCCGCTGAAGGAGCAGGTTCGTGAACAGAAGCTGTGGGCGTGCCACCTCACCCCCGAGCACGGCGGACAGGGCTACGGCCAGGTGAAACTGGCCCTGCTCAACGAGATCCTCGGGCGGTCCCGATGGGCGCCGTCGGTGTTCGGGTGCCAGGCGCCCGATTCCGGGAACGCCGAGATCCTCGCCAAGTACGGCACGGCCGAGCAGAAGCAGCGTTACCTCCAGCCGCTGCTCGACGGCCTGATCTCCTCGTGCTACTCGATGACCGAGCCGCTTGCCGGGGCCGATCCCACGTTGTTTACCACCCGCGCGGTGCGCGACGGTGACGACTGGGTCATCAACGGTGAGAAGTGGTTCTCGTCGAATGCGCGGTATGCCAGCTTCTTCCTCGTGATGGCAGTGACGAACGACGGCGCGGACCGGCACCGGCGGATGTCGATGTTCATCGTGCCTGCCGAGACGGCCGGCATCGAGATCATCCGGGACGCGGGGATCGGCACCGAGTCGGCCGAGTACTCGAGCCACGCCTACATCCGGTACCGCGACGTGCGGGTGCCGGCCGACCATCTTCTCGGGGAGGAGGGCGCGGCGTTCGCCATCGCGCAGACCCGGCTCGGGGGCGGGCGCATCCACCACGGCATGCGCACCCTCGCCCAGGTCCGCAAGGCGTTCGACCTCATGCTCGAACGCGCCGTTTCCCGCACGATGCGCGACGGTCGCCTGGCGGACCTGCAGGCGACGCAGGAGAAGGTCGCGGACAGCTGGATCGACATCGAGCAGTTCCGGCTGCTGCTTCTGCGGACCGCCTGGCTGATCGATCAGCACGACGACTACCGCGCCGTTCGCAAGGACATCGCCGCGGTCAAAGTCGCGATGCCCAAGGTGTATCACGATGTCGTGCAGCGCGCGATGCACCTGCACGGGGCACTGGGGATCTCCAATGAGATGCCGTTCTCGGCGATGATGGTCGACGCCCAGGTGATGGCCGTCGCCGACGGCCCCACCGAGGTCCACAAGTGGACGCTGGCCAAGAGCCTGCTGCGCGACGCCACTCCCGGTGAACCCCTGTTCGGCTCCGGCCACCTCCCTGCTATCCGGGAAGCCGCCCAGCGGCACGTCGCCGAACGTCTCGAGCGAGAGATCGCGGTGCTGTGA
- a CDS encoding TetR/AcrR family transcriptional regulator gives MTSKQAGGKETRERLLDAAERLFAERGVDSVSMREISREARSRNVIAGQYWFGDKEGLVAALLDRHNPEIDNRRHALLDAYEASSVSDIATLAAALVRPLGAKLSQGASGAGYLQTMSDLLTRANPSVEPFGLADPSSSMARWGGLLEPLLEPEAVQLHRRFLTARFVVVELALRAQTDRKDHALLLSHVIDAAAGQLTAPVSAETHRLRLERDNSKKGVRKS, from the coding sequence ATGACCAGCAAGCAAGCCGGTGGCAAGGAAACCCGCGAACGGTTGCTCGACGCCGCCGAACGGCTATTCGCGGAGCGCGGGGTGGACTCGGTGTCCATGCGCGAGATCAGCCGCGAAGCTCGTTCCCGCAACGTGATCGCGGGCCAGTACTGGTTCGGTGACAAGGAGGGCCTCGTCGCCGCCTTGTTGGACAGGCACAACCCTGAAATCGACAACCGCAGACATGCGCTGTTGGACGCGTACGAGGCGTCCTCGGTGTCGGACATCGCCACTCTCGCGGCGGCACTGGTTCGGCCCCTGGGCGCGAAGCTCAGCCAGGGAGCCAGCGGTGCCGGATACCTCCAAACCATGTCCGACCTGCTCACCAGAGCCAACCCGTCGGTCGAGCCCTTCGGGCTTGCCGATCCGAGTAGCAGCATGGCCCGCTGGGGCGGGCTGCTCGAACCTCTGCTCGAACCCGAGGCCGTCCAACTCCACCGTAGGTTTCTCACGGCCCGATTCGTCGTAGTGGAATTGGCACTTCGTGCCCAGACTGATCGTAAAGACCACGCGTTGCTTCTCAGCCACGTCATCGACGCCGCGGCCGGACAGCTGACCGCGCCCGTCTCCGCGGAGACTCATCGACTCCGGTTGGAACGCGATAATTCGAAGAAGGGTGTAAGGAAAAGTTGA
- a CDS encoding SDR family NAD(P)-dependent oxidoreductase, producing MSGRVVVVTGGSRGLGRAMCRHFAADGDHVVVASRKREACEALAEEFRAEYGVDAVGFACHVGSWEQCDALIDFVDERFGRIDVLVNNAGMSPLYPSLGELSEELFDKVIGVNLRGPFRLAVRAGELMQREQGGAIVNITSIAAVQPQPYDLPYAAAKAALNTVTSGLARSFGPTVRVNAVMAGPFDTDVTAAWNDHTRQRTSEDIPLGRIGNPEEIIGAVAYLAGPSASYTTGAVIKVDGGMASIPA from the coding sequence ATGTCTGGTCGTGTTGTGGTGGTGACGGGCGGAAGTCGCGGACTCGGGCGGGCGATGTGCCGGCATTTCGCGGCGGACGGCGATCACGTGGTGGTGGCCAGCCGCAAGCGCGAGGCCTGCGAAGCGCTCGCGGAGGAGTTTCGCGCCGAATACGGCGTGGACGCCGTCGGTTTCGCGTGCCACGTGGGCTCGTGGGAGCAGTGCGATGCGCTGATCGACTTCGTCGACGAGCGTTTCGGCCGCATCGACGTGCTGGTGAACAACGCCGGGATGTCCCCGCTGTACCCGTCGCTGGGCGAGCTGAGCGAGGAACTGTTCGACAAGGTGATCGGGGTCAACCTGCGCGGGCCGTTTCGGCTCGCGGTCCGGGCCGGTGAGCTGATGCAGCGCGAACAGGGTGGTGCGATCGTCAACATCACCAGCATCGCGGCCGTGCAGCCGCAGCCCTACGACCTGCCGTACGCCGCGGCCAAGGCCGCCCTCAACACGGTGACGAGCGGGTTGGCGCGATCCTTCGGTCCGACGGTGCGGGTCAACGCGGTCATGGCCGGCCCGTTCGACACGGACGTCACCGCCGCGTGGAACGACCACACCCGTCAGCGGACCTCCGAGGACATCCCGCTCGGGCGTATCGGAAACCCAGAGGAGATCATCGGGGCAGTCGCCTACCTGGCCGGCCCGTCCGCGAGCTACACCACCGGCGCAGTGATCAAGGTCGACGGTGGGATGGCTAGCATCCCAGCATGA
- a CDS encoding zinc-dependent alcohol dehydrogenase, translated as MRAIQIRESGADPELVDLPIPEPGPRDVRVAVRACGICGSDLHILDGHIPTQDLPLTLGHEASGVVDQVGTDAVGVRTGDRVLVNPIVVCGECTACRAGRTNQCPNNTVLGVVGAGAAADYVTVPAGNVHRIPDSIDFATAAIMADAVAGPFHAIREAGVQRGDTVAVFGLGGLGLHATMILKQVIGARVIGVDTYDAALDRAAGFGADVVVDARDGAPGKRIVSETGGGVDYSFEFVGSNRTVEQAIRSLRPGGLCTVVGVSSEKVELGFGLGTLVAKEWSVRGSYGYVSQDLDDLIELVGSGQLKIAGTISHRVSLERYAEGIATLRDRSLHPIRVVVENDHTG; from the coding sequence ATGCGTGCGATCCAGATTCGCGAATCCGGAGCGGATCCGGAACTCGTCGATCTGCCGATCCCGGAACCGGGTCCGCGCGACGTCCGGGTTGCAGTCCGCGCCTGCGGTATTTGCGGATCCGACCTCCATATTCTCGACGGACACATTCCCACCCAGGACCTGCCACTCACTTTGGGACACGAAGCCTCCGGTGTCGTGGACCAAGTGGGTACCGACGCCGTCGGAGTCAGGACCGGCGACCGGGTGCTCGTCAATCCGATCGTAGTCTGTGGCGAATGCACGGCGTGCCGGGCAGGGCGAACCAACCAGTGCCCGAACAACACCGTCCTCGGTGTAGTCGGAGCCGGTGCCGCGGCGGACTACGTCACCGTTCCGGCAGGCAACGTCCACCGCATCCCGGACTCGATCGACTTCGCGACCGCAGCGATCATGGCCGATGCCGTTGCCGGTCCGTTCCACGCGATCCGGGAAGCGGGTGTTCAGCGGGGCGACACCGTCGCCGTCTTCGGACTCGGAGGTCTCGGCCTGCACGCCACCATGATCCTGAAGCAGGTGATCGGCGCCCGCGTCATCGGTGTCGACACCTACGACGCTGCCCTCGATCGGGCCGCGGGCTTCGGGGCTGACGTGGTGGTCGATGCGCGGGACGGGGCCCCAGGAAAGCGGATCGTCAGCGAGACCGGTGGCGGGGTCGACTACAGCTTCGAGTTCGTCGGGTCGAACAGAACCGTCGAACAGGCGATCCGAAGCCTGCGCCCGGGAGGACTGTGCACCGTGGTCGGGGTGTCCTCGGAGAAGGTCGAGCTAGGTTTTGGCCTCGGGACACTGGTGGCGAAGGAATGGTCGGTTCGAGGCTCGTACGGCTACGTCTCTCAGGACCTCGATGACCTGATTGAGCTCGTCGGATCCGGGCAGCTGAAGATCGCCGGAACGATCAGTCACCGGGTATCTCTTGAGAGGTACGCCGAAGGCATTGCCACCCTCCGCGACCGCAGTCTTCACCCCATCCGGGTCGTGGTCGAGAACGATCACACCGGATAG